GCGCCGCAGTCAATGTAATTCACTCTTTTCAGATACGACAAAGGGGCCAAATGGCCCCTCAGCGTCGTAAAAAACTATCCCGCTTTATTTGTAGATAACCGCGGTGCCGTGCAGTCGGTTAGTGCCTGACACTGACGTAATACGGTATGACTCTGCGCCCATAGCTTCGGCTTTTGCTGCCAGGCTTTTTTCAACTGAGCTAAGGTTCAGGCCACCTTCCGCAGAAATAGTGCCAATTTTCTGCTGGTCTGCAGGAGCGGACTGCACTTCTACCGCGGCAGAGGCTGCAAACGAAAGTGAACCCAGAGTTAAAGCGGCGATCAGCATAGCGATGTTTTTCATATTATGTACCTTGCAGATGATTTTTATGTGGGGTCGGTTAATTTCTTAACGTTCGATAATTAAATAATATAGATCAAAAACCGATCGATCAACTTATTTAAGTAATGATCGTTAACTTATTTTACATTTCAGTATTTATCAGTAAGTTATTGCAAGGTATGTCAGAGTTTCCTGGCAGTGGTAAGTCATAATGATTGTTTTATAATGGACGTCAGTTAACTTTAGGAGTGCAGCATGTCTCAAAGTAATGAGAACGGTAGAAAAGGCCGCGGTCGCCCTAAGGTTTTTAACCGCGACGCGGCCCTGGATAAAGCTATGGCCCTGTTCTGGCAGCATGGTTACGAAGCCACATCCATGGCTCACCTGGTGGAAGCCACTGGAGCCAAAGCACCGACGCTATACGCCGAATTTCACAACAAAGAAGGGTTGTTTCGCGCGGTTCTCGAACGTTACATCTGCCAGTTCGCCGCACAGCAAGAGGCGCAGCTGCACTGCGACGATAAACCGTTCGCGACGGTGCTGGAGTCTTATTTTATTGAAGTGGCACGCTGCTTTACCAGCCGGGATACGCCTAGCGGCTGCTTTATGATAAATACCTCATCAGCGCTGGCCGCATCGTCCTCTGAAATCGCCGATACCATCAAGACCCGCCACGCTCAGCAGGCCCGTTCATTACAAAATTTTCTCAAGGATCGCCAGCAGCGAGGAGAAATAGCCGAGAGATGCCGCATTCCGGAGCTGGCCTTATGGCTTAATTGCGTGATTCAGGGGATGTCTGTCAGCGCCCGGGAAGGCGCTGATTTTGAAACGTTACGCGGTATTATCGACACGACATTTGCGATACTACCCGCGCTCATTCAGGCAGAAGCTGGCTGAGTTTCGGGCTTCAATACCAACTGGCCATTACTATCTAATGGGATCTGATGGCCAGGGTCCCTATCCATACGGATTTTCCCCTGACGGCCTTCAATCTGATAAGTCACATCATAACCAATTAGCTTCTGGCTCTTTTCATAAACCGTATGGCAGCGACGCTGAGTGGTCGAGTAAGTATCGTTATCTTGCATCGCGCCCTGTACCTGATTTCCCGCGTAACCACCGCCTAATGCCCCGGCAATCGTCGCCACGTCTTTACCGCGGCCGCCGCCAAACTGATGGCCAATAACCCCACCAGCCACCGCCCCCAAAACGGAACCGGCGATTCGGTTTTCATCCTGAACCGGCCGACGATGAGTTACGGTAACATTACGGCACGACTCTTTCGGTGTTTTAACGGTTTCATTAATTGGTAGTGCAGAAACCACCTGCGCATACTGAGGTTTAGAGTTAAATGCATTCAGGCTGGCCAAAGATGCCACGCTGAGCGCCGCTACTACACCAATACCAATACCCGCAATCATAGATTTATTCACAGGATGCTCTCCCTACAGGTTTCAACACCGTAATGTTGCAACTTGTTAACAGATATACCTATCGGAATAAGGATGAATTTAACTCGCTGGGGATGTAAAAAGCGTTGTTTGAGAGTTGTCCCATGCGTATTTACAAGACAATGACGCGAAGCATCCCGCCTTTTAGACGCTGTTAGCGATGGGAGATATTGCGGCTAATAAAAGCAAAACCACCTCCTGGAGGTGGTTTTTGATACGGATTAATGCAGTTTCAGATGAGGACGGATAACCCGGTTGATACGCCCCACAATCATCATCAGACCGGTTTTAAACCAGCCGTGTAACGCCATCTGATGCATTCGGTATAACGAAATGTAGACCATGCGCGCTATGCGCCCTTCTATCATCATGGAGCCACGCATCAGATTGCCCATCAGGCTACCCACCGTAGAGTAGTTTGAGAGCGAAACCAAAGAGCCGTGATCTTTATACTGATAAGACTTAAGCGCTTTGCCCTTACGGGTAGCGAGAATATTGTGTAGCACGCAGCTGGCCATCTGGTGTGCCGCCTGCGCCCGAGGTGGCACAAATCCCCCTTCGGGACGAGCACAGGATGCGCAGTCGCCAATAGCGTAAATAGATGGGTCACGCGTAGTTTGCAGCTCTGGTGTCACCACCAGCTGGTTAATGCGGTTAGTTTCCAGCCCGGCCAAATCCTTCATAAAGTCCGGCGCTTTAATGCCTGCCGCCCAAACCATGAGATCGGCCGCAATATACTCGCCTTCTTTGGTGTGCAACCCGCCTTCGTCTGCGCTGGTTACCATCGTTCCGGTCATGACCCTTACGCCAAGCTTTATCAGCTCGCTCTGGGCTGCGGAGGAAATACGCGGCGGCAGAGCCGGAAGAATGCGCTCACCGGCCTCCACCAGCGTTACATTCAGCGCTTCATTAGTAAGACCTTTAAAACCATAACTGTGCAGCTGGCGCACGGCATTGTGCAGTTCTGCTGAAAGTTCAACGCCGGTAGCACCACCGCCAACAATCGCGATGTTCACTCGCCCGTTCATGCCCAGATTTGCAGAGTGGCGCATAAACAGATTCAGCATCTCCTGATGGAAACGACGAGCCTGATCCGGGCTGTCGAGGAAAATACAGTTCTCTTTCACGCCGGGAGTATTAAAATCATTGGATGTGCTGCCCAAAGCCATAACCAGGGTATCGTAGGCCAGGCGGCGTTCAGGAACCAGGAGTTCACCTTTAGCATCGCGCAATGCGCCCAGCGTGACGGTTTTCCCTTCTCTATCGATATCAATAACGCTGCCCATCTGGAACTGAAAATGGTGGTTACGCGCATGGGCCAGATAGCTAAGCGCATCGACGCCTTCATCCAGAGAACCGGTTGCCACTTCATGCAGCAATGGTTTCCACAGGTGGCTACTGTTGCGATCTACCAGCGTGATTTTTGCCTTACGTTTGCGCCCTAGCTTGTTACCAAGCTGCGTTGCCAGCTCCAGACCACCTGCGCCGCCGCCTACAATAACGATTTTTTCCAATGGCGTAGTCACGAGACCCCCTAAAATTTGACCAAAGTGTTAACTACAAGTTATTTAAATAACTTTTCACTAACAGACAGTTGCTGAATCGAAACCAAAAATTTGATTCAGAATAACATGGCGA
This genomic interval from Salmonella enterica subsp. enterica serovar Choleraesuis contains the following:
- a CDS encoding multiple stress resistance protein BhsA; this translates as MKNIAMLIAALTLGSLSFAASAAVEVQSAPADQQKIGTISAEGGLNLSSVEKSLAAKAEAMGAESYRITSVSGTNRLHGTAVIYK
- a CDS encoding TetR family transcriptional regulator, producing the protein MSQSNENGRKGRGRPKVFNRDAALDKAMALFWQHGYEATSMAHLVEATGAKAPTLYAEFHNKEGLFRAVLERYICQFAAQQEAQLHCDDKPFATVLESYFIEVARCFTSRDTPSGCFMINTSSALAASSSEIADTIKTRHAQQARSLQNFLKDRQQRGEIAERCRIPELALWLNCVIQGMSVSAREGADFETLRGIIDTTFAILPALIQAEAG
- a CDS encoding NADH dehydrogenase; the encoded protein is MTTPLEKIVIVGGGAGGLELATQLGNKLGRKRKAKITLVDRNSSHLWKPLLHEVATGSLDEGVDALSYLAHARNHHFQFQMGSVIDIDREGKTVTLGALRDAKGELLVPERRLAYDTLVMALGSTSNDFNTPGVKENCIFLDSPDQARRFHQEMLNLFMRHSANLGMNGRVNIAIVGGGATGVELSAELHNAVRQLHSYGFKGLTNEALNVTLVEAGERILPALPPRISSAAQSELIKLGVRVMTGTMVTSADEGGLHTKEGEYIAADLMVWAAGIKAPDFMKDLAGLETNRINQLVVTPELQTTRDPSIYAIGDCASCARPEGGFVPPRAQAAHQMASCVLHNILATRKGKALKSYQYKDHGSLVSLSNYSTVGSLMGNLMRGSMMIEGRIARMVYISLYRMHQMALHGWFKTGLMMIVGRINRVIRPHLKLH